Below is a genomic region from Desulfobacter sp..
CAAACATTTTTGGGGTGACAATGGTTGAATCTGTTTTGATCACCTTGTCTGAGAGTTTATCCGTATCAACGTGCTGTTCAAATAGTGCCAGGGCCCGGGTGATTTTGCGCTGATCATCAGGAGAAATGTCGGTTTTTAGTTTTTCCACCCGTACTGCCGTCTGAAAGGTGTCGTCTTCAACGCTCAGCAGCGGCACCATGCCGGAAAAACCCTGGATGAGATCCCATACCGAATCTTCCGGGGTGAGGCCGCCGGTCAGAATAATACCAGAGATATTTTCAATGGATCGGGAACTCAGGGTGGCCATGCAGGCGACAATGACGTCTGCCCTGTCGCCCGGGGTGATGATCAGGGTGCCGTGGGAAATCCGGGTTAAGAGATTTCTCAGCTGCATGGCCGCCACGGTAAACTGGCGGGCATGACGGTACAGCTGTTTGTGTCCGCAGAGGACCTTGGCGTCCAGGGCCTGGGCCACCTCTTTAAGGGTGGGTTTGTCAAGCACCTCTTCCTGGGGCACGGTATAGATTAACTGCCGGTTAAAAAGGTTGGTTGCCTTGAGATGGTCAATGATTTTGCCGGTATCCGAAGGTGCGGCCCGGTTGATGATGGTGCCGATGACATCACACCCTTTGCTGACAAGGGAGTTGAGGGTGAGGCCGGCAAGCATGGATATTTCTTCCATTGATTTTTCAAAGGCATCGGCCACCAGGAGGACCGGGCAGGAGAGGTTGTTGATAATGGTGGCGTTGATGTCAAATTCCACCCCGGCAGAAGAAGATACAAAATCCGTACCTTCACAGATGATGAACTCGCAATGCTGCCTGGCATCATTGTACTTTTCAATTATTTTTTCCAGAACTTCCCCTTTTTTCCCCTGGGTGATGAGGCTGTCGGCCTCAGCCTGGGTGATGCCGTACATTTTTTCGTAGGGCAGGTTGATGTTGAACTGGGTGGCCATGAGCTGGATGTCCTGGTCCAGTCCTTCCTGGGGTGTTTTTCGTATAATCGGTCTGAAAAAACCGATGCAGTCCAGTTTTCTGAACAGCATTTCCATCACCCCCAGGGCAATGGCGGATTTTCCTGATCCGGCTTCGGTAGCGGTAATATATAAACCATTCGACATGGATATTTCTCCTGAAAATGTTTACAGAGTCAAGGCCGGGACAAGAAATTTCAATATGTCCCGGGAAGTGTTAAATTTATAGCTGAATCTGTGATTCAATGGCGGGTCTCTTCATTGACGAGCATCTGTGCAATGGTCAGTTTGATTTTTTGGGTTTTACCTGTTGCATACCGATAGTCCATTTCAACCTTGGCCATCTGGCGGTAAAACGGGGTGCGGTCAAAGGGGACATAGGGCTTTGTGTCAAATTGGCCGGCAGAACAGCCAGGTCCTTTGATCAC
It encodes:
- the pta gene encoding phosphate acetyltransferase — protein: MSNGLYITATEAGSGKSAIALGVMEMLFRKLDCIGFFRPIIRKTPQEGLDQDIQLMATQFNINLPYEKMYGITQAEADSLITQGKKGEVLEKIIEKYNDARQHCEFIICEGTDFVSSSAGVEFDINATIINNLSCPVLLVADAFEKSMEEISMLAGLTLNSLVSKGCDVIGTIINRAAPSDTGKIIDHLKATNLFNRQLIYTVPQEEVLDKPTLKEVAQALDAKVLCGHKQLYRHARQFTVAAMQLRNLLTRISHGTLIITPGDRADVIVACMATLSSRSIENISGIILTGGLTPEDSVWDLIQGFSGMVPLLSVEDDTFQTAVRVEKLKTDISPDDQRKITRALALFEQHVDTDKLSDKVIKTDSTIVTPKMFEYDLIQKAREFKKRIVLPEGTEDRVLLAVETLLRREIVEITLLGNPRKIKRKINKMGLRMGKFEIIDPLNSSHLEPYAQTYYELRKHKGMTIENARDQICDVNYFGTMMVQMGHVDGMVSGSIHSTAATIKPAFEIIKAKQRSTPVSSLFFMCLWDKVLAYGDCAVNPDPDARELAEIAITSAETAGIFGIEPRIAMLSYSTGTSGKGKDVDKVREATDMVRQNQRGLLVEGPIQYDAAVDPHVAKTKLPDSPVAGKATVLIFPDLNTGNNTYKAVQRSSGAVAVGPVLQGLNKPVNDLSRGCLVADIINTVAITAIQAQEKDRLSQPKPLDIIK